The Borrelia hispanica CRI genome contains a region encoding:
- a CDS encoding right-handed parallel beta-helix repeat-containing protein, with protein sequence SDSNDSDSDDVTNVTSEEENYCNLSIIFFTDEGQFFDLTPYANISSISLELKIVDPTLKTASSSFRFDAGGLSDEFLDFLFFRKEDVYVQVKDGNKPLFKGILEKFFNREVLNSTQTINFVVNDYSKLLNIVFEKPIQFPINFNPDWLYVYNPLIKEQSLVHLILGKTKLNDAIDDDGSESILNRVPAVIIDEGEDIQTILSALLYEFGYAYTFTGDGKLQILPIWKSEVIKKDVAYCSIDANSYVLSKSSSSSYDSNRVIWREGKFQTKEESISQKRPLYSAPFQNYGGSYYVSVLQKGVVYPDFADKIGSVVYQEYDPKWFDTAYTWDFTRKEVWHNHYALNEHLAIVSTHNLETRFSADSDIKLVHEEYYPTKARIWFKNTSSSQGSRYIYYVDIYGDVFYTTARNTLQTDNADDFYSKRFEYSTRFIFDSGSAVRLFEFLTNLRVKGHTIVNFRSIQELHLTDFVRLKFEDSGFEHFFLILSKKITGFDMNIRLYEYEGLTWGDYTHYDYLTTSQHIGAQSHLEAVSEVVVAPFNHEFVVDDNFQKPHFVATGFKDEVTIQEAFEFAKRSSTSKIRLLPGDFYLYGSLDISNLQLKGDYGVVVRTSGFVKDVLVANRSCKLSDMTIFHQPISEFWIKGGSLNDSEQLDSYLEDKEFIGVSTLRLCSSYKVREKERTSIYAVDSSFMYLKNIIFRNNRALALKANGVQKILFENVIFKDTNQGFVIDDVSNMTLIGVEIDSNKKASVASGLNVIIRGGVVKANENGLHLKQFSSIKVNGVEFSNNKGIAFNISDIVNARLSENNFIENKVGLKGSSFVDLLVKDFFVKNELGISLTKKSDVESRIVDLSTYQENVKDKEEAA encoded by the coding sequence TTCTGATTCTAATGATTCTGATTCTGATGATGTAACTAATGTAACAAGTGAAGAAGAAAATTATTGTAATTTGAGTATTATTTTTTTTACGGACGAAGGTCAGTTTTTTGATCTTACGCCTTATGCAAATATATCAAGTATTTCTTTAGAACTTAAGATTGTAGATCCCACATTAAAGACCGCGTCAAGTAGTTTTAGATTTGATGCAGGTGGACTTTCAGATGAATTTTTAGATTTTCTATTTTTCAGAAAAGAAGATGTATATGTGCAGGTTAAGGATGGTAACAAACCGTTATTCAAGGGGATTTTAGAAAAATTTTTCAATCGCGAAGTTTTGAACTCAACTCAAACTATTAACTTTGTAGTGAACGATTATTCTAAGCTTCTCAATATTGTTTTTGAAAAACCCATTCAATTTCCGATTAATTTCAATCCTGATTGGCTGTATGTGTATAATCCTTTGATCAAAGAACAATCCCTAGTACATCTAATTTTGGGCAAAACTAAGCTTAATGATGCAATTGATGATGATGGCTCTGAGAGTATCTTGAATCGAGTTCCCGCTGTAATTATTGATGAGGGTGAGGATATACAGACAATTCTTTCAGCTTTGCTTTATGAGTTTGGATATGCATATACATTTACAGGTGATGGCAAACTGCAAATTTTACCTATTTGGAAAAGTGAAGTTATCAAGAAGGATGTAGCTTATTGTTCTATAGATGCGAATAGTTATGTTTTGTCCAAAAGTAGTTCTAGTAGTTATGATTCTAATAGGGTTATTTGGAGAGAAGGTAAATTTCAAACTAAAGAAGAGTCTATTTCACAAAAGCGACCACTGTATTCTGCCCCTTTTCAAAATTATGGGGGTAGTTATTATGTTTCAGTTTTGCAAAAAGGAGTAGTATATCCTGATTTTGCAGACAAAATAGGTAGTGTTGTGTATCAAGAGTATGATCCTAAATGGTTTGATACTGCTTATACATGGGATTTTACGAGAAAAGAAGTATGGCATAACCATTATGCTCTAAATGAGCATTTAGCTATAGTTTCGACGCATAATCTTGAAACACGATTTAGTGCCGATTCTGATATTAAGCTTGTTCACGAGGAGTATTATCCAACAAAAGCGCGCATTTGGTTCAAAAATACATCTTCAAGTCAAGGTTCTCGTTATATTTACTATGTTGATATATATGGTGATGTTTTCTATACTACTGCTCGTAATACACTGCAAACTGATAATGCTGATGATTTTTACAGCAAACGATTCGAATATTCTACCCGCTTTATTTTTGATTCTGGTTCAGCCGTCAGACTTTTTGAATTTCTAACTAATTTACGGGTCAAAGGGCACACAATAGTTAATTTCAGATCAATTCAAGAATTGCATCTTACAGATTTTGTACGTCTAAAGTTTGAAGATTCAGGATTCGAACATTTTTTCTTGATTCTTTCAAAGAAAATTACCGGATTTGATATGAATATAAGATTGTATGAGTATGAGGGTCTTACATGGGGAGATTATACGCATTATGATTATTTGACCACTTCTCAGCATATAGGTGCTCAATCTCATTTAGAAGCTGTTAGTGAAGTTGTAGTCGCGCCTTTTAATCATGAGTTTGTCGTGGATGATAATTTTCAAAAACCTCATTTTGTTGCAACAGGCTTTAAAGATGAAGTTACGATTCAGGAGGCTTTTGAATTTGCAAAACGTTCTTCAACAAGCAAAATAAGACTACTTCCAGGTGATTTTTACTTGTATGGATCATTGGATATATCTAATTTACAACTTAAAGGAGATTATGGAGTTGTTGTAAGAACTAGTGGTTTTGTAAAAGATGTACTTGTAGCAAACCGTTCTTGTAAGTTGTCAGACATGACTATATTTCATCAACCTATTAGTGAATTTTGGATCAAGGGAGGTTCACTTAATGATAGTGAACAGTTGGATTCGTATTTAGAAGACAAAGAGTTTATTGGTGTTTCTACTTTGAGATTGTGTTCAAGTTACAAGGTAAGAGAAAAAGAGAGAACTTCTATTTATGCAGTTGATTCTAGCTTTATGTATTTAAAGAATATTATATTTCGCAACAACCGGGCTTTGGCATTAAAAGCCAACGGTGTTCAAAAAATTCTTTTTGAAAATGTTATTTTCAAGGATACAAATCAAGGCTTTGTTATTGATGATGTTAGTAATATGACACTTATTGGGGTTGAGATTGATTCTAATAAGAAGGCATCGGTTGCAAGTGGATTGAATGTCATCATTAGGGGTGGTGTTGTCAAGGCTAATGAAAATGGTTTACATCTAAAGCAATTTTCAAGCATCAAGGTTAATGGTGTTGAATTTAGCAATAATAAGGGTATTGCATTCAATATTAGTGATATTGTAAATGCGAGACTTTCTGAAAATAACTTCATAGAAAATAAAGTGGGATTAAAGGGTAGTTCTTTTGTTGATTTGTTAGTAAAAGATTTTTTTGTAAAGAATGAGCTTGGTATTTCTTTGACAAAGAAGTCTGATGTTGAATCTAGAATTGTTGATTTGAGTACTTACCAAGAGAATGTTAAGGACAAAGAGGAGGCTGCTTAA